A window from Plectropomus leopardus isolate mb chromosome 3, YSFRI_Pleo_2.0, whole genome shotgun sequence encodes these proteins:
- the abhd17ab gene encoding alpha/beta hydrolase domain-containing protein 17A gives MNGLSLSELCCLFCCPPCPSRIAAKLAFLPPEPTYTFLPDPEAGPAAPGATGTSSLRSRSGASVAGSGGAGAVDGRWKLHLTERAEFQYSQRELDTTEVFLTRSSRGNRVGCMYIRCVPNARFTVLFSHGNAVDLGQMSSFYIGLGTRINCNIFSYDYSGYGVSTGKPSEKNLYADIDAAWHALRTRYGISPENIILYGQSIGTVPTVDLASRYECAAVVLHSPLTSGMRVAFPDTKKTYCFDAFPNIEKVSKITSPVLIIHGTEDEVIDFSHGLALFERCPKAVEPLWVEGAGHNDIELYSQYLERLRRFIGQELAVQHA, from the exons ATGAATGGCCTCTCTCTCAGCGAGCTCTGCTGCCTGTTCTGCTGCCCGCCGTGCCCCAGCCGCATCGCAGCCAAGCTCGCCTTCCTCCCCCCCGAGCCTACGTACACCTTTCTTCCAGACCCAGAGGCAGGCCCTGCCGCGCCAGGAGCAACGGGCACGTCCAGCCTGCGGTCACGGAGTGGTGCGTCTGTTGCTGGAAGTGGAGGGGCCGGCGCCGTGGATGGGAGATGGAAGCTCCACCTGACGGAGCGAGCAGAGTTCCAGTACTCGCAGAGGGAGCTTGACACGACGGAGGTGTTTCTAACTCGATCCAGCCGAGGAAACAGAGTCGGCTGCATGTACATTCGCTGTGTTCCCAACGCAAG ATTTACAGTGCTCTTCTCCCACGGCAACGCCGTTGACCTCGGTCAGATGAGCAGTTTCTACATCGGTCTTGGCACTCGCATCAACTGCAACATCTTCTCCTACGACTACTCAGGCTACGGTGTCAGCACTGGCAAGCCCTCTGAGAAGAACCTCTACGCAGACATTGATGCTGCCTGGCATGCCCTGCGCACACG ATATGGCATCAGCCCAGAGAATATTATCCTGTATGGACAAAGCATTGGGACAGTACCCACTGTAGACTTGGCGTCGCGGTATGAgtgtgctgctgttgttctTCACTCACCTCTAACATCGGGCATGAGGGTGGCCTTTCCCGATACAAAGAAAACGTATTGCTTCGACGCTTTCCCCAA CATTGAAAAAGTGTCCAAAATCACGTCCCCAGTGCTCATCATCCACGGCACAGAGGATGAGGTCATTGACTTTTCCCACGGCCTGGCTCTGTTCGAGCGCTGCCCCAAGGCTGTGGAGCCTCTCTGGGTGGAGGGAGCGGGCCACAACGACATTGAACTTTACAGCCAGTATCTGGAGCGCCTGCGCCGCTTCATAGGACAGGAGCTGGCTGTACAGCACGCCTGA